Proteins encoded by one window of Lathyrus oleraceus cultivar Zhongwan6 chromosome 1, CAAS_Psat_ZW6_1.0, whole genome shotgun sequence:
- the LOC127105985 gene encoding MADS-box transcription factor 57-like has translation MGRAKIKMKFIENQKDRKITFSQRQKGLIKKVSEFSRKFEVEACLVVYDGDDGNARPTIWPQDSTIVHTMLKKYEQQKIETTLKKFDMSDYFANRKIMVEAEIFKLRKKIMMNNYPTWSPCFHTMDVEQLKGFVGIVDAKIQACNHKINMLKNMQSEKNNLMQNKTQENVASSLSSQLDLTNSIPQIQHISDDPMVLVNDNIINEAINFTNCVSLPLVSSTNQINGPPKIDDMMVESHQEWANKLDEFLQLDDPVAEPENRTSDLANFEEWANQLNGDIVNWNNQPDLYAWQDISFMP, from the coding sequence ATGGGTCGTGCTAAAATAAAGATGAAATTCATTGAAAATCAAAAAGATCGGAAAATAACATTCAGTCAAAGACAGAAAGGATTAATAAAAAAGGTTTCTGAGTTTTCTAGAAAGTTTGAAGTTGAAGCTTGTTTAGTTGTGTACGATGGCGACGATGGTAATGCTAGACCGACAATTTGGCCACAAGACTCAACAATTGTACACACGATGCTTAAAAAGTACGAGCAACAAAAGATTGAGACGACtctaaagaagtttgatatgaGTGACTATTTTGCGAATAGGAAAATTATGGTTGAAGCTGAAATTTTCAAATTGCGCAAAAAGATTATGATGAACAATTATCCAACATGGAGTCCATGTTTCCATACTATGGACGTAGAACAACTTAAAGGCTTTGTTGGTATTGTAGATGCTAAGATTCAAGCTTGTAATCACAAAATCAACATGCTGAAAAATATGCAAAGTGAGAAAAATAATTTGATGCAAAACAAAACTCAAGAGAATGTGGCATCTTCACTCTCAAGTCAACTTGATCTCACAAATAGCATTCCTCAAATACAACATATCTCTGATGATCCTATGGTGCTAGTTAATGATAATATTATTAACGAGGCAATTAATTTTACTAATTGTGTTAGCTTGCCTCTTGTTTCATCAACAAATCAAATTAATGGACCTCCAAAGATAGATGATATGATGGTTGAATCTCATCAAGAATGGGCTAATAAACTTGATGAATTTCTACAACTAGATGATCCGGTGGCTGAACCTGAGAATCGGACTTCTGACCTTGCCAATTTTGAAGAATGGGCTAATCAACTAAATGGTGATATTGTGAATTGGAATAATCAGCCTGATTTGTATGCATGGCAAGATATTTCGTTTATGCCATAG
- the LOC127105995 gene encoding agamous-like MADS-box protein AGL80, whose amino-acid sequence MGRAKIKMKFIENQKARKITFIQRQKGLIKKVFEFSRKFEVEACLVVYDGDDGNARPTIWPQDSTIVHTMLKKYEQQKIETTLKKFDMSDYFANRKIMVEAEIFKLRKKIMMNKYPTWSPCFHTMDVEQLKGFVGIVDAKIQACNHKINMLKNMQSEKNNLMQNKTQENVTSSLSSQLDLTNSIPQIQHISDDPMVLVNDNIINEVINFTNCVSLPLVSSTNQISGPPKVDDMMVESHQEWANKLDEFLQLDDPVAEPENRTSDLANFEEWANQLNGDIVNWNNQPDLYAWQDISFMP is encoded by the coding sequence ATGGGTCGTGCTAAAATAAAGATGAAATTCATTGAAAATCAAAAAGCTCGGAAAATAACATTCATTCAAAGACAGAAAGGATTAATAAAAAAGGTTTTTGAGTTTTCTAGAAAGTTTGAAGTTGAAGCTTGTTTAGTTGTGTACGATGGCGACGATGGTAATGCTAGACCGACAATTTGGCCACAAGACTCAACAATTGTACACACGATGCTTAAAAAGTACGAGCAACAAAAGATTGAGACGACtctaaagaagtttgatatgaGTGACTATTTTGCGAATAGGAAAATTATGGTTGAAGCTGAAATTTTCAAATTGCGCAAAAAGATTATGATGAACAAGTATCCAACATGGAGTCCATGTTTCCATACTATGGACGTAGAACAACTTAAAGGCTTTGTTGGTATTGTAGATGCTAAGATTCAAGCTTGTAATCACAAAATCAACATGCTGAAAAATATGCAAAGTGAGAAAAATAATTTGATGCAAAACAAAACTCAAGAGAATGTGACATCTTCACTCTCAAGTCAACTTGATCTCACAAATAGCATTCCTCAAATACAACATATCTCTGATGATCCTATGGTGCTAGTTAATGATAATATTATTAACGAGGTGATTAATTTTACTAATTGTGTTAGCTTGCCTCTTGTTTCATCAACAAATCAAATTAGTGGACCTCCAAAGGTAGATGATATGATGGTTGAATCTCATCAAGAATGGGCTAATAAACTTGATGAATTTCTACAACTAGATGATCCGGTGGCTGAACCTGAGAATCGGACTTCTGACCTTGCCAATTTTGAAGAATGGGCTAATCAACTAAATGGTGATATTGTGAATTGGAATAATCAGCCTGATTTGTATGCATGGCAAGATATTTCGTTTATGCCATAG
- the LOC127105997 gene encoding uncharacterized protein LOC127105997 encodes QQIRQANFGVLHLQRHKGLIKKVFEFSRKFEVEACLVVYDGDDGNARPTIWPQDSTIVHTMFKKYEQQKIETTLKKFDMSDYFANRKIMVEAEIFKLRKKIMMNKYPTWSPCFHTMDVEQLKGFVGIVDAKIQACNHKINMLKNMQSEKNNLMQNKTQENVASSLSSQLDLTNSIPQIQHISDDPMVLVNDNIINEAINFTNCVSLPLVSSTNQINEPPKINDMMVESHQEWANQLDECLQLDDPVAEPENRTSNLANFEEWANQLNGDIVNWNNQPDLYAWQDISFMS; translated from the exons cagcagatacggca ggcaaattttggggtgctACACCTTCAAAGACATAAAGGATTAATAAAAAAAGTTTTTGAGTTTTCTAGAAAGTTTGAAGTTGAAGCTTGTTTAGTTGTGTACGATGGCGACGATGGTAATGCTAGACCGACAATTTGGCCACAAGACTCAACAATTGTACACACGATGTTTAAAAAGTACGAGCAACAAAAGATTGAGACGACtctaaagaagtttgatatgaGTGACTATTTTGCGAATAGGAAAATTATGGTTGAAGCTGAAATTTTCAAATTGCGCAAAAAGATTATGATGAACAAGTATCCAACATGGAGTCCATGTTTCCATACTATGGACGTAGAACAACTTAAAGGCTTTGTTGGTATTGTAGATGCTAAGATTCAAGCTTGTAATCACAAAATCAACATGCTGAAAAATATGCAAAGTGAGAAAAATAATTTGATGCAAAACAAAACTCAAGAGAATGTGGCATCTTCACTTTCAAGTCAACTTGATCTCACAAATAGCATTCCTCAAATACAACATATCTCTGATGATCCTATGGTGCTAGTTAATGATAATATTATTAACGAGGCGATTAATTTTACTAATTGTGTTAGCTTGCCTCTTGTTTCATCAACAAATCAAATTAATGAACCTCCAAAGATAAATGATATGATGGTTGAATCTCATCAAGAATGGGCTAACCAACTTGATGAATGTTTACAACTAGATGATCCGGTGGCTGAACCTGAGAATCGGACTTCTAACCTTGCCAATTTTGAAGAATGGGCTAATCAACTAAATGGTGATATTGTGAATTGGAATAATCAGCCTGATTTGTATGCATGGCAAGATATTTCATTTATGTCATAG